In a genomic window of Saprospiraceae bacterium:
- a CDS encoding FMN-binding negative transcriptional regulator encodes MYVPPQFSFAEQAEVVSFMQRFNFAAIVSQVDEHLFATHLPFVVEETKTGGLRLLAHFAKANPQWKNLETQTALVIFSEPHAYISPSLYEKEQNVPTWNYVAVHVYGAPRLLREEKAAFDLLEKQMHAFEKEYLEQWARLSQDYKNALVKGIVAFEMPVEKWEAKRKLSQNKSSREQANVAAHLLENEDGAAREVGKMMREIYAKS; translated from the coding sequence ATGTACGTCCCACCTCAATTTTCATTCGCCGAACAGGCCGAGGTCGTGTCCTTCATGCAGCGATTCAACTTTGCGGCCATCGTGTCGCAAGTGGATGAGCATCTTTTTGCCACGCACTTGCCGTTCGTGGTGGAAGAGACGAAGACGGGCGGGCTGCGCTTGCTGGCACATTTTGCCAAAGCCAACCCGCAATGGAAAAACTTGGAGACACAAACGGCGCTCGTGATATTCAGCGAGCCACACGCCTACATCTCGCCCAGCCTCTACGAGAAAGAGCAAAACGTGCCGACTTGGAATTACGTCGCTGTACATGTGTATGGTGCGCCGCGACTGCTCCGGGAAGAAAAAGCCGCCTTCGACCTGCTCGAAAAGCAAATGCACGCTTTCGAGAAAGAATACCTTGAACAATGGGCGCGGCTCTCGCAGGACTACAAAAACGCGCTGGTGAAAGGCATTGTGGCTTTTGAAATGCCTGTGGAAAAATGGGAAGCCAAGCGAAAACTGAGTCAGAACAAAAGCTCGCGAGAACAGGCAAACGTCGCGGCGCATTTGCTGGAAAACGAGGATGGCGCGGCGCGGGAAGTGGGAAAGATGATGCGGGAGATTTACGCAAAATCGTAG